The Rhodothermales bacterium genome has a segment encoding these proteins:
- the fliM gene encoding flagellar motor switch protein FliM, with amino-acid sequence MDISADEIAMIANAEAPRHRKRARAYNFRKPRLLSQDQLRLLNHVHSSFARDISVYLSAQLRSIVEMSLVTVEQVHYSEYVESTQAPSALYVMESEGQATRMILEYDPRLVLYTVEKLFGGHGSFQAEPREISQIEQRVMARVVERTYRGLEAAWEPIFPLHLSTSSFETDAEFVQVIPGTEPAVVASFEVGLGEHRAVLRICYPYIVIERMLGRAGIRQMLSRQTEPVDPDVKQAYEDTLRKTEVEVKAELGRTHLSIQDILDLSEGDVVALDRKISEPIHVVVGNIPQFRAMVGRAGTRKALRVLEVIENAKDDTDEQDESHE; translated from the coding sequence ATGGACATCTCAGCAGACGAGATTGCCATGATTGCCAATGCGGAGGCTCCCCGGCACCGCAAGCGGGCGCGCGCCTACAACTTCCGCAAGCCGCGACTGCTGTCCCAGGACCAGCTGCGACTGCTGAATCACGTGCACTCCAGCTTTGCGCGAGACATCTCCGTCTATCTCTCGGCCCAGCTGCGCTCCATCGTCGAGATGAGTCTGGTGACCGTCGAGCAGGTGCACTACTCGGAGTACGTCGAAAGTACGCAGGCCCCCTCTGCCCTGTACGTGATGGAATCCGAGGGGCAGGCCACGCGCATGATTCTGGAGTACGATCCGCGCCTGGTGCTGTACACGGTCGAAAAGCTGTTTGGGGGCCACGGTTCTTTCCAGGCCGAACCCCGCGAAATTTCCCAGATCGAACAGCGGGTGATGGCCCGCGTGGTCGAGCGGACCTACCGGGGTCTGGAAGCGGCCTGGGAACCCATTTTCCCGCTCCACCTCTCCACCTCATCGTTTGAGACCGACGCCGAGTTCGTGCAGGTCATTCCGGGCACCGAGCCCGCGGTGGTAGCCAGCTTTGAGGTGGGTCTGGGTGAACACCGAGCCGTCCTCAGGATCTGCTACCCCTACATCGTGATCGAGCGCATGCTCGGCCGAGCCGGTATCCGGCAGATGCTCTCGCGTCAGACCGAGCCCGTGGATCCGGACGTGAAGCAGGCTTACGAGGACACGCTTCGCAAGACCGAGGTCGAGGTCAAAGCCGAACTCGGCCGCACGCACCTTTCCATTCAGGACATTCTGGATCTCTCCGAAGGTGACGTGGTCGCCCTCGATCGAAAGATCTCCGAGCCCATCCATGTGGTGGTGGGCAACATCCCTCAGTTCCGTGCCATGGTCGGCCGCGCCGGCACCCGGAAGGCACTCCGGGTTCTGGAAGTGATCGAGAACGCCAAGGACGACACCGACGAACAAGACGAATCCCATGAATAG
- the fliN gene encoding flagellar motor switch protein FliN, whose protein sequence is MNSEMLSQAGEAAKALLSTMLGDSAPLKFSTLQAAVEDELRDDVRSLLGVYPTSGSFGVLLDPEWLPLIAGLKLGVQTRVGDEDYEDISLELAGLFVAAVQSHFSSVGVDLNPPELLIKAPGNALDQVVFQKTTNKLPFFMEWEGAILHGFVLVDSVAVESTDEPADTYLSEQPESEIVMEKSGSAGNEDFAAGLPPSAVGSAPASAGGGPSPDASDTLPPGANAGGVRIQSAGFPDLGPETISAQGQARLGLLAGVELEVTVELGRRRMPLADILRLTSGSVLELDKLVGEPLQVFANNRLIAEGEAVVIDEQFGVRITALAARATDKLLR, encoded by the coding sequence ATGAATAGCGAAATGCTCTCACAGGCTGGCGAGGCCGCGAAAGCACTCCTGTCGACCATGCTGGGCGATTCGGCCCCGCTCAAGTTTTCGACGCTGCAGGCTGCGGTGGAAGACGAGTTGCGGGACGACGTGCGCTCCCTGCTGGGCGTCTACCCGACCAGTGGCTCGTTCGGTGTCCTGCTGGACCCCGAGTGGCTGCCTCTGATCGCAGGCCTCAAGCTGGGCGTGCAGACGCGGGTGGGTGATGAGGACTATGAAGACATCAGCCTGGAGCTGGCCGGCCTTTTTGTGGCAGCGGTTCAGTCGCACTTCTCGTCGGTAGGTGTCGATCTGAATCCGCCCGAATTGCTGATCAAGGCCCCCGGTAACGCGCTGGATCAGGTCGTCTTTCAGAAGACAACCAACAAGCTCCCCTTCTTCATGGAGTGGGAAGGTGCCATCCTGCACGGCTTCGTGCTGGTCGATTCTGTCGCGGTTGAGAGTACCGACGAGCCTGCCGATACCTATCTCAGCGAACAACCAGAGAGCGAGATTGTGATGGAGAAGTCCGGTTCAGCAGGGAACGAAGACTTTGCGGCAGGCCTGCCCCCGAGTGCCGTCGGAAGCGCGCCCGCGTCTGCGGGCGGTGGACCAAGCCCGGACGCGTCGGATACGCTTCCTCCCGGAGCGAACGCTGGCGGCGTACGCATTCAATCCGCTGGATTCCCGGACCTCGGTCCCGAGACCATCAGTGCTCAGGGACAGGCCCGGCTGGGACTGCTCGCCGGAGTCGAGTTGGAGGTGACCGTGGAACTCGGCAGAAGGCGCATGCCCCTGGCCGACATCCTCCGTCTTACCAGCGGGAGTGTGCTAGAACTCGACAAACTGGTCGGCGAACCGCTTCAGGTGTTCGCCAACAACCGGCTCATCGCCGAGGGCGAAGCTGTGGTAATCGACGAACAGTTCGGAGTGCGCATCACGGCGCTGGCTGCCCGAGCAACCGACAAGCTGTTGCGCTGA
- a CDS encoding flagellar FliJ family protein, with protein sequence MTGKKFQFRLEAVLKLRRLEAERARVRLADALRQVVGSRQALAAAEQELNALLTRAATGNGVHDLRRFSDMRSNAIDRVEQARKLVAELEAGELAARHELAARMRDQQALEDLRERQHEQFLDGVRKRDQETLDELGVIGFGRRPAPNLLPCE encoded by the coding sequence ATGACGGGAAAGAAGTTCCAGTTCAGATTGGAAGCCGTGCTGAAGCTGCGGCGCCTCGAGGCCGAGCGCGCACGCGTGCGACTGGCCGACGCGCTGCGCCAGGTAGTTGGCTCCAGGCAGGCTCTGGCGGCCGCAGAACAGGAACTCAATGCGCTCCTTACCCGCGCCGCCACCGGCAACGGTGTGCACGACTTGCGCCGTTTTTCCGATATGCGATCGAATGCCATCGACCGCGTGGAACAGGCTCGCAAGCTGGTTGCGGAACTCGAGGCCGGCGAGCTCGCTGCCCGTCACGAACTGGCTGCCAGGATGCGGGACCAGCAGGCGCTGGAAGACCTGCGAGAACGGCAGCACGAGCAATTCCTGGACGGGGTGCGCAAACGGGATCAAGAGACCCTTGATGAACTGGGCGTGATCGGCTTTGGCCGGCGGCCCGCACCGAACCTGCTTCCATGCGAATAA
- a CDS encoding FliI/YscN family ATPase: MSYLASCIERIAAEPVQPASYGRISSVVGMLIEASHLNAALGDLCEIYDAPASTPRMTAEVVGLRGATSLLLPLGRSAGLEAGHLVRRSSNPLSVQVGESLLGRIVDSNGRPIDDRGPILATDAQLVHADPPPALKRHMVTERMRTGVRSIDAFTTLGRGQRVGIFAGSGVGKSTLLGMIARQAEADVNVIALIGERSREVQEFIVDNLGEEGLHKSVVVAVTGDQAAMSRVKGAFVATAIAEYFRDRGKNVLLMMDSVTRVAMAQREIGLAVGEPPTTRGYTPSVFTILPQLLERAGPGTHGSITGIFTVLVDGDDMNDPVADAARGILDGHIVLSRKLAHANHFPAIDVLQSVSRVMTRVSDKGSIASASNARSLLASYREVEDLIRVGAYVEGSDARADRAIKANEGLRAFLTQGTSEVLNEDAHQTLNRLMQ, from the coding sequence ATGTCATACCTCGCTTCCTGCATCGAGCGCATCGCCGCCGAACCCGTTCAGCCCGCTTCCTACGGCCGCATTTCTTCGGTCGTGGGCATGCTGATCGAGGCGTCACACCTGAACGCCGCGCTCGGCGATCTCTGTGAGATCTACGACGCCCCCGCCAGCACTCCTCGCATGACTGCAGAGGTGGTCGGCCTTCGGGGCGCCACCTCCCTCCTGCTCCCGCTTGGCCGGTCGGCTGGACTCGAGGCCGGCCATCTGGTGCGGCGCAGCTCGAACCCGTTGAGTGTGCAGGTCGGTGAATCCCTGCTGGGTCGCATCGTCGACAGCAACGGACGCCCGATCGACGATCGCGGGCCGATCCTTGCCACGGATGCGCAGCTGGTCCACGCCGACCCTCCTCCGGCCCTCAAGCGGCACATGGTTACCGAGCGCATGCGTACCGGCGTGCGGTCCATCGACGCGTTTACCACGCTTGGTCGCGGACAGCGTGTCGGCATCTTCGCCGGATCAGGCGTGGGCAAGAGTACGCTCCTGGGCATGATCGCCCGCCAGGCCGAAGCCGACGTGAACGTCATTGCCCTCATCGGCGAGCGCTCCCGCGAGGTCCAGGAATTCATCGTGGACAACCTCGGTGAAGAAGGACTTCACAAGTCCGTCGTGGTCGCCGTGACCGGTGACCAGGCCGCCATGAGCCGCGTGAAAGGCGCGTTCGTGGCCACAGCCATCGCCGAGTACTTCCGGGACCGCGGCAAGAATGTGCTGCTCATGATGGACTCGGTGACCCGGGTAGCCATGGCGCAGCGGGAAATCGGCCTTGCCGTCGGCGAGCCCCCGACTACGAGGGGCTACACACCCAGCGTCTTCACCATTCTCCCCCAGCTCCTGGAACGGGCCGGTCCCGGGACACATGGCAGCATAACAGGCATTTTCACCGTGCTCGTGGACGGTGACGACATGAATGACCCGGTGGCCGATGCGGCCCGCGGCATTCTGGACGGCCACATCGTGCTTTCGCGCAAACTCGCGCACGCCAATCACTTCCCCGCGATCGACGTGCTGCAAAGCGTCAGTCGTGTAATGACACGGGTCTCGGACAAGGGTTCAATCGCCTCCGCCAGCAACGCCCGTTCACTGCTCGCCTCATACCGCGAGGTGGAAGACCTGATTCGTGTAGGCGCCTACGTCGAGGGTTCAGATGCGCGGGCTGACCGGGCCATCAAAGCCAACGAAGGCCTGCGCGCATTTCTGACCCAAGGCACCTCAGAAGTCCTGAATGAAGATGCTCACCAGACCCTCAATCGCCTGATGCAGTAG
- a CDS encoding flagellar motor protein MotB, with product MAKKQKNTPPPEEDDDPSAPFWMTTFSDMATLLLTFFIMIVSMSTVEVEKFKEALSYFQGRTSFLLEDAVLPPVTQQVIAKESAGADNPEQRDHAERFEQLLQYLEESGLEDKVRVNLTEEGLHVVIVDSIMFASGRAELLPEALDVLDRVAGVLAQSAQAVVVEGHTDDRPIATNRYPTNWELSGARAFSVVRFLLGQPSALSPSAYVGIGHGEFLPVESNETAAGRAKNRRVEILFSWEPWQSSSSPPTEMSELKESLPREAARPSL from the coding sequence GTGGCGAAGAAGCAAAAGAATACCCCGCCCCCTGAGGAGGACGACGATCCGTCAGCTCCATTTTGGATGACCACGTTTTCGGACATGGCCACCCTGCTGCTGACCTTCTTCATCATGATCGTGTCCATGTCCACGGTCGAGGTCGAGAAGTTCAAAGAGGCCCTGTCCTATTTCCAGGGTCGCACCAGTTTCCTGCTTGAGGACGCCGTGCTCCCCCCGGTCACCCAGCAGGTCATCGCCAAGGAGTCCGCAGGCGCCGACAATCCTGAACAAAGGGACCATGCCGAGCGCTTTGAGCAACTCCTGCAGTACCTCGAAGAATCGGGTCTTGAAGACAAGGTGCGGGTGAACCTCACCGAAGAAGGCCTTCACGTGGTCATCGTGGACTCCATCATGTTTGCCTCCGGTCGGGCAGAGCTGCTGCCGGAGGCGCTGGACGTGTTGGACCGCGTTGCCGGCGTGCTTGCCCAGAGCGCACAGGCCGTGGTCGTGGAGGGCCATACGGACGATCGTCCCATCGCTACCAATCGTTACCCCACCAACTGGGAGTTGTCGGGAGCCCGGGCCTTTTCTGTGGTCCGATTCCTGCTAGGACAACCATCGGCACTGAGCCCCTCGGCATACGTCGGGATCGGCCATGGGGAGTTTCTCCCCGTGGAATCCAACGAGACCGCCGCCGGAAGGGCCAAAAACCGCCGAGTCGAAATACTTTTCAGTTGGGAACCATGGCAGAGCAGCAGCAGCCCGCCGACGGAGATGTCGGAGCTGAAGGAAAGCCTTCCAAGGGAGGCGGCAAGACCTTCCTTGTAA
- the fliG gene encoding flagellar motor switch protein FliG, which yields MDKAAHLDGLTKSAVFLVSLGVDTASQVLAQLEEKEVEKLSIAISYLKGVPADTVRAVFQEYLDLGEHTRIIGTGGAAFARQAVASALGDEQAEAMLSKMEKSSGGSAFQMLNKIENSQLAGFLQSEHPQTAALILSHVSARKSAEVVALLPDEQREEVVFRLATMGKTSPALMNEIEGVLREQVGSVLGAELSTSGGVELVAEILNYSARATERSIMDGISERDPILAGGIKALMFTFDDLIKVSGRDLQKLLSQIDQRDLILALKGSQDELKNKLMGNVSERAAQAITEELELLGPVKLSEIEEAQRRIIEEAQNMEEREEISLGRESADELVL from the coding sequence ATGGACAAAGCAGCACATCTGGACGGACTGACCAAGTCAGCCGTGTTCCTCGTTTCTCTGGGCGTCGATACGGCCTCCCAGGTCCTGGCCCAACTGGAGGAGAAGGAGGTCGAGAAACTCTCAATCGCCATTTCCTACCTCAAAGGCGTGCCCGCCGACACCGTGCGAGCCGTCTTCCAGGAGTATCTGGACCTGGGCGAGCATACGCGCATCATCGGCACCGGCGGCGCGGCGTTCGCGCGCCAGGCCGTGGCCTCTGCGCTGGGCGACGAGCAGGCGGAAGCCATGCTCTCCAAGATGGAGAAGTCATCGGGCGGCTCGGCCTTCCAGATGCTCAACAAAATTGAGAACTCGCAGCTGGCCGGGTTCCTGCAGTCGGAGCACCCGCAGACGGCTGCCCTCATTCTGTCCCACGTCTCCGCCCGCAAGTCGGCGGAAGTCGTGGCACTGCTGCCGGACGAACAGCGCGAAGAGGTGGTCTTTCGCCTCGCCACCATGGGAAAAACGTCACCGGCTCTGATGAACGAGATCGAGGGCGTGCTGCGAGAGCAGGTCGGCTCCGTTCTCGGCGCAGAGTTGAGCACCTCTGGCGGCGTTGAACTCGTGGCCGAGATACTGAACTACTCCGCCCGTGCCACGGAACGCTCCATCATGGACGGCATCTCCGAGCGCGATCCGATACTCGCCGGCGGCATCAAGGCGCTCATGTTCACCTTCGACGACCTCATCAAGGTCAGCGGGCGCGACCTGCAGAAGCTGCTTTCCCAGATTGATCAGCGAGACCTCATTCTGGCGCTGAAGGGCTCCCAGGATGAGCTCAAGAACAAGCTCATGGGCAACGTCTCCGAGCGCGCCGCACAGGCAATCACCGAGGAGCTTGAGTTGCTCGGACCGGTGAAGCTCTCGGAGATCGAGGAAGCACAGCGCCGCATCATCGAAGAGGCCCAGAATATGGAGGAGCGGGAAGAGATCTCGCTCGGTCGCGAATCCGCCGACGAGCTGGTTCTCTGA
- a CDS encoding MotA/TolQ/ExbB proton channel family protein: protein MEKSTPIGLVAGFVLIFGTIMMGQGWTTFFDVPSMIMVIGGTICGLLVATSMEDMKVSINGLKGMFGYQAPNLAELVGQFGDLARTARREGLLALDRALEDVEDEFMEFGLEMAVDGVEEEEIEELMIGKVRTEMADRTTTVKFLNNAGTFCPAFGMVGTLIGLIQMMQNLSDPAAIGAGMAVAMITTFYGAFLSNLLFLPAAQKAKAQLAEVTLAREIVQAGVLGIVRGESPSMIEKRLNLFLKDGAEAAEEGDAAMKKAA, encoded by the coding sequence ATGGAGAAGTCAACACCAATAGGTCTTGTTGCCGGATTCGTCCTGATCTTCGGCACCATCATGATGGGCCAGGGGTGGACCACGTTCTTCGACGTGCCGTCCATGATCATGGTGATCGGCGGCACCATTTGCGGTTTGCTTGTGGCAACGAGCATGGAGGACATGAAAGTCTCCATCAACGGGCTGAAAGGCATGTTCGGCTATCAGGCGCCAAACCTGGCGGAGTTGGTCGGCCAGTTTGGTGACCTCGCCCGCACCGCGCGCCGCGAAGGCTTGCTGGCATTGGACCGGGCTCTCGAGGACGTCGAAGACGAGTTCATGGAGTTCGGCCTCGAAATGGCCGTCGACGGTGTCGAGGAAGAGGAAATCGAGGAACTGATGATCGGCAAGGTGCGCACGGAGATGGCGGATCGCACGACCACCGTCAAGTTTCTCAACAACGCCGGCACCTTCTGCCCGGCGTTCGGCATGGTCGGTACGCTCATCGGGCTCATCCAGATGATGCAGAACCTGTCCGACCCTGCCGCGATCGGTGCCGGCATGGCCGTGGCCATGATCACCACTTTCTACGGCGCTTTCCTTTCCAACCTGCTGTTTCTGCCGGCAGCCCAGAAGGCCAAGGCGCAGCTTGCCGAGGTTACCCTGGCGCGCGAAATCGTACAGGCCGGCGTGCTGGGCATCGTTCGCGGTGAGAGCCCGAGCATGATCGAGAAGCGCCTCAACCTCTTCCTCAAGGATGGAGCAGAGGCCGCAGAAGAGGGAGACGCTGCCATGAAGAAGGCGGCCTGA
- a CDS encoding flagellar basal body-associated FliL family protein yields MAEQQQPADGDVGAEGKPSKGGGKTFLVTIIAVILVAVGAGAAAAYLFFPQVTAMIDGTEQTAEDIAEEEAAEPVEYGEFTELQGLMVNPAESNGRRALMVSVGLEGQDADALEAVGLREIVIRDRILSILSSLTVDQLTDYALRDSIKTRMLLDINSVLAQDEVALSRLYFTGFIVQ; encoded by the coding sequence ATGGCAGAGCAGCAGCAGCCCGCCGACGGAGATGTCGGAGCTGAAGGAAAGCCTTCCAAGGGAGGCGGCAAGACCTTCCTTGTAACGATCATTGCGGTCATTCTGGTAGCCGTTGGAGCAGGCGCCGCGGCCGCCTATCTGTTCTTTCCGCAGGTCACGGCCATGATCGATGGCACGGAGCAGACCGCGGAGGACATTGCTGAAGAAGAAGCGGCCGAGCCGGTCGAGTACGGCGAGTTCACGGAGTTGCAGGGACTGATGGTCAACCCAGCCGAATCCAACGGGCGTCGCGCCCTGATGGTTAGTGTCGGTCTGGAGGGCCAGGATGCTGACGCCCTGGAGGCGGTCGGCCTTCGCGAGATCGTAATCCGCGATCGCATTCTCAGCATTCTCAGCTCACTGACCGTCGATCAGCTTACCGACTACGCACTGCGCGACAGCATCAAGACCAGAATGCTGCTCGACATCAACTCGGTGCTTGCGCAGGACGAGGTCGCGCTGAGTCGCCTGTACTTCACCGGATTCATTGTCCAGTAA
- a CDS encoding flagellar hook protein FlgE, protein MISSLRTGVSGLKTHQTKMDVTGNNIANVNTIGFKRSRTAFTDVLGQRMLGTNRSSRGAAVNTSFVGFGVAVSSIDRNWNQGALENTNYATDLALNGDGFFIVSNGEREMLTRNGRFEFNEDGLLVNKAGLTVQGFQIDANGNVDQSALVDLSINWASSSNASATQEVMTGGNLSADAAVGDQVNISTVIYDDQGTAHTALITYEKTADDTWSYDISYGGSLTPAAFASTTGTLDFDTDGELISNTPIDVTWDSEYTDSNTTFQINIENITQNSGNDTAIVRSQDGYQSGKLVGYSIAPDGMMSLNYSNGEAENIYQLAVASVNNPNGLDNVGDGLYGTTAASGNMITGRAGNEVETGVVAGALEMSNVDLATEFTDMIVAQRGYQAGARVITTSDEILQETVNLKR, encoded by the coding sequence ATGATCTCCTCACTCCGTACCGGTGTCTCTGGTCTGAAGACACACCAGACCAAGATGGACGTCACCGGTAACAACATTGCCAACGTGAATACGATCGGCTTTAAACGCAGCCGTACGGCATTCACCGATGTCCTCGGACAGCGCATGCTCGGTACGAACCGGAGCTCGCGTGGCGCCGCAGTCAACACCTCCTTTGTGGGCTTTGGTGTTGCGGTCTCGTCCATCGACCGCAACTGGAACCAGGGCGCCCTGGAAAACACAAACTACGCCACTGACCTCGCGCTCAACGGCGACGGCTTTTTCATCGTATCCAACGGCGAGCGCGAAATGCTGACCAGAAACGGTCGCTTCGAGTTCAACGAAGACGGTCTGCTGGTGAACAAGGCCGGCCTCACCGTGCAGGGTTTCCAGATTGATGCCAACGGAAATGTCGACCAGTCCGCGCTGGTGGATCTCTCCATCAACTGGGCCTCGTCGAGTAACGCGAGCGCCACGCAGGAAGTCATGACCGGTGGCAACCTGTCTGCCGACGCAGCCGTGGGCGATCAGGTGAACATCTCGACGGTCATCTACGATGATCAGGGTACGGCACACACTGCGCTGATCACGTACGAGAAGACTGCAGACGACACGTGGAGCTATGACATCAGCTACGGCGGCAGCCTGACGCCGGCGGCCTTCGCCTCCACCACCGGAACCCTCGACTTTGACACCGACGGTGAGCTGATTTCCAATACGCCGATTGACGTCACCTGGGATTCCGAGTACACGGACTCGAATACGACTTTCCAGATCAACATCGAGAACATCACCCAGAACTCCGGCAACGACACAGCCATCGTTCGCTCGCAGGACGGCTACCAGTCCGGCAAGCTGGTCGGCTACAGCATCGCTCCGGACGGCATGATGTCCCTCAACTACTCCAACGGTGAGGCAGAGAACATCTACCAGCTGGCTGTCGCTTCGGTGAACAACCCGAACGGCCTGGACAATGTGGGCGATGGCCTCTACGGCACGACGGCCGCATCCGGTAACATGATCACCGGTCGCGCCGGCAACGAGGTCGAGACCGGCGTCGTGGCAGGTGCACTTGAGATGTCCAACGTGGACCTCGCGACGGAATTCACCGACATGATCGTTGCCCAGCGCGGCTACCAGGCCGGCGCCAGGGTCATCACTACGTCGGACGAGATCCTTCAGGAAACCGTCAACCTGAAACGGTAA